One part of the Azospirillum sp. B510 genome encodes these proteins:
- the exbD gene encoding TonB system transport protein ExbD: MGARLGSGNDDDLTETHEINVTPFIDVVLVLLIIFMVAAPLATVDVPVDLPASTATPTPRPDKPLFLTIQADKTLALGETKTSREGLGAALDAATQGDKTQRVFLRADKSVDYGALTEVMNSLRAAGYLKIGLVGLETAPAP; this comes from the coding sequence ATGGGTGCGCGCCTCGGCTCCGGCAACGACGACGATCTGACCGAAACCCACGAGATCAACGTCACGCCCTTCATCGACGTCGTCCTCGTCCTGCTGATCATCTTCATGGTCGCGGCCCCGCTGGCGACGGTGGATGTCCCGGTCGACCTGCCGGCCTCCACCGCAACGCCGACGCCGCGGCCGGACAAGCCCTTGTTCCTGACCATCCAGGCTGACAAGACGCTGGCGCTGGGCGAGACGAAGACCAGCAGGGAAGGGCTGGGGGCGGCGCTGGACGCCGCCACCCAGGGCGACAAGACCCAGCGCGTCTTCCTGCGCGCCGACAAGAGTGTCGATTACGGCGCCCTGACCGAGGTGATGAACAGCCTGCGCGCCGCCGGCTATCTGAAGATCGGCCTCGTCGGGCTGGAAACGGCGCCGGCCCCATGA
- the exbB gene encoding tonB-system energizer ExbB: MPTLFRHRPALAAAFAGAGALMAGAAAQAQEAAAPAAAPVTQGMAQGTGHAATEAASAALASLPHDLSPWGMFVTASPVVQAVMVGLALASVVTWTIAIAKTVELSSAKRKARAALAMLEEARSLSQAAEKVGFSQGTAATLVRAVLAETHLSADAPSREGLMDRAASRLERIEAAAGRRMARGTGILATIGSTGPFIGLFGTVWGIMTSFIGISRAQTTNLAVVAPGIAEALLATAIGLVAAIPAVVVYNACSRAIGGHKAQLTDASAAVLRLLSRDIDRHALPRAQIHGQIHGQLHGVQGHGKPAAE; this comes from the coding sequence ATGCCGACATTGTTTCGCCACCGTCCCGCCCTGGCCGCCGCGTTCGCCGGCGCCGGCGCGTTGATGGCCGGTGCCGCCGCCCAGGCGCAGGAGGCTGCCGCGCCCGCCGCGGCGCCGGTGACGCAGGGTATGGCGCAGGGAACGGGACACGCGGCCACCGAGGCCGCGTCGGCGGCCCTCGCCTCGCTGCCGCATGACCTGTCGCCCTGGGGCATGTTCGTCACCGCCAGCCCGGTGGTGCAGGCGGTGATGGTGGGCCTCGCCCTCGCCTCGGTCGTCACCTGGACCATCGCCATCGCCAAGACGGTGGAGCTGTCATCGGCCAAGCGCAAGGCGCGGGCGGCGCTGGCGATGCTGGAGGAGGCGCGGTCGCTGTCGCAGGCGGCGGAAAAGGTCGGCTTCAGCCAGGGCACCGCGGCAACGCTGGTGCGCGCCGTGCTCGCCGAAACCCACCTGTCGGCCGACGCGCCGTCGCGCGAGGGGCTGATGGACCGCGCCGCCTCGCGGCTGGAGCGGATCGAGGCGGCGGCCGGCCGGCGCATGGCGCGCGGCACCGGCATCCTCGCCACCATCGGCTCCACCGGCCCCTTCATCGGCCTGTTTGGCACGGTGTGGGGCATCATGACCAGCTTCATCGGCATCTCCAGGGCGCAGACCACCAACCTCGCCGTGGTGGCGCCGGGCATCGCCGAGGCGCTGCTGGCGACGGCCATCGGTCTGGTCGCCGCCATTCCGGCGGTGGTGGTCTACAACGCCTGTAGCCGCGCCATCGGCGGGCACAAGGCGCAGTTGACCGACGCCTCGGCCGCCGTGCTGCGCCTTCTGAGCCGTGACATTGACCGCCATGCCCTGCCGCGCGCCCAGATCCATGGCCAGATCCATGGCCAGCTTCATGGGGTGCAGGGCCATGGCAAGCCGGCGGCGGAGTGA
- a CDS encoding energy transducer TonB family protein, which yields MSAASDHGAADWFAATAAATADDERPARGIARWGGSLALALGVHAAAGVAMVAWHVPVMPADADPPAVLLDLAPLPTPQPEPAPAIDIPVPQPVPEPMPEPVTEPPPPEPPPPEPVVEQPPPPPEPPPVVEPEVVLPKPPPDPPKPKPEVKKEAPPPKPEKPKPEKPKPPRPVAQPVQQAQPAPVAAPPAPAAPAPAAPAAASRAMPSWQGRVLGHLERNKRYPRSAQARRQEGVAQVRFTVDREGRVLSVQLDRSSGVAALDEETVEMVRRASPLPAPPEEIGQDRIELVVPVQFFIR from the coding sequence ATGAGCGCGGCCTCGGATCACGGCGCGGCCGACTGGTTCGCCGCCACCGCTGCCGCCACCGCCGACGACGAGCGTCCGGCGCGCGGCATCGCCCGCTGGGGCGGCAGCCTGGCGCTGGCGCTTGGCGTCCATGCCGCCGCCGGGGTGGCGATGGTCGCCTGGCATGTGCCGGTCATGCCGGCGGATGCCGATCCGCCGGCCGTCCTGCTGGACCTCGCTCCGCTGCCCACCCCCCAGCCCGAACCGGCGCCGGCCATCGACATTCCCGTGCCGCAACCGGTGCCGGAGCCGATGCCGGAACCGGTGACCGAGCCGCCCCCTCCCGAACCCCCTCCGCCCGAACCGGTGGTCGAGCAACCGCCGCCGCCGCCGGAACCGCCGCCGGTGGTGGAGCCCGAGGTGGTGCTGCCCAAGCCGCCGCCCGACCCGCCGAAACCCAAGCCCGAGGTGAAGAAGGAAGCGCCGCCGCCGAAGCCGGAAAAACCGAAGCCGGAAAAGCCGAAACCGCCCCGCCCGGTGGCCCAGCCGGTGCAGCAGGCGCAGCCCGCTCCGGTGGCGGCCCCTCCTGCTCCAGCAGCCCCCGCGCCGGCGGCGCCCGCCGCCGCCAGCCGGGCGATGCCGAGCTGGCAGGGCCGCGTCCTGGGTCATCTGGAGCGGAACAAGCGCTATCCGCGCTCCGCCCAGGCCCGCCGTCAGGAAGGGGTCGCCCAGGTCCGCTTCACGGTCGACCGCGAGGGCCGCGTGCTGTCGGTCCAGCTCGACCGCAGTTCCGGCGTCGCGGCGCTGGACGAGGAGACGGTGGAGATGGTCCGTCGCGCCTCACCCTTGCCGGCTCCGCCGGAGGAGATCGGGCAGGACCGCATTGAACTGGTGGTTCCGGTCCAGTTCTTCATCCGTTGA